The genomic stretch AAAATGTCAAACTTGATATACAAAATTGTAAATGCTTAAAAGAAGCATATAATAGTGTGTGCTATCATTTACCTTTCCATATTTGTACATCATCAGGAAGCTTCTGATAAATAGGAGTAGCAGACCATACAAAGAAACCACCAGGTCGCAATACTCTATTCAGCTCCAAGAGAAGTTTTCCACCTACACATGCACAAATATTGAGCTTCTAAAATAAAAGCCAATTTATTTACACgtattatatataatataaatgCCCTAATGATGCAGGTGAAATATTAAAATGCTGAATAAAAATTTCAAGCTTGTATGACCAAAAATTCATCAAATCGCCACTATGAAGGTTAGGTTATTGACATATTGAAATACCTTCTATATGCCATGGAACTCTACAGCGTGCACAATGGACTGCATCAAATACTCTAGCAGGGAACGGAAGCCTCTTTGTGCCCATCACAGCAGATATAGCAGGAATTCCCCTTTCAAGTGCAAATTGTACCTGAGCTTCATGTTCATCTTTTGGTGCAAATGACATTGCAAGTACATCTCTTTCAAAGAGAAAGCCACCAAAGCTGGCAACACCACATCCAACATCTAATATCACACGTGTTTGTTTGCCCCAAGCAATATCGGGTACGAACTGCATCATCAATATTCATTATAAGTAAAATACTTAGCAACATCAAGAAAATATATCACATATCTGCAATTCTGCATAGAAATTCTAGGATGAAAACATAAAAATTATCATTAATACGTTCTCCAACAACTTAAATGAAATCTTTTGGTAAAAGTTCTAATGAAGATGATATCTGCACAATAAGTGTATAGTTCCTGACGCCTGAAACAAAATATATTTACCTGTTGTATAGCGTCGATGTAATGAAGCGCACCGTGTTTGAATTGGGTTCCACCACCCGGAAAAGTAAGATACTCGCCTGCAACTTTTACCCAATTCTGGTGCCCCTTATATTCAGCAAGCTTAGTGTGTGGAACATTGGAATACCATATCtgaaagaaaacaaaaaaatatattattttttaattaataaaatgataaattaagaATGTCAAGAATTCTAGTTTATTATTACCTTCTCTCTGCTTTTGGGCCACTCAATTGGGCGTTTATATCTATCAGGAAGAGGGACAAGGCATGTAGGAGGATCTTGAGGACATTGCCTTTCTCTGTGTTCATAGTGTTTAGTAGATCGAAGGCTTTTAATTGCCTTCAAGTTGTCAAGGCATGGAATATAATCAGGGCCAGCAGTGACATTGCAGAGTTTCCAATTGAACCCAGTAGACTGCTTGGAGGATTTTTGAGCCTCATTTTCATTCTTTGACTCTGCTGCTTGTGTTGAAAAAGAACCATTTTGAGTTGTACTTTCATTCAGAAGCTCTGACTGGGCCCCAGAAGGGAGTACCTCATTAGAGCCCTGGTTGTTGGTATTTTCTTCTGTTTTCTTCTCATTGGAGCTTTCATCAGACCCCTGGTTATCACTTTGATCTGCCTTTTCTTCTGTTTTATTATCTGTTGTTCCATTCGAGTCATCAGTTTTATTTTCACTTCCATCTGAACCAGGGCTATTCCCCTTTTCATCTGAATCAGATTGTCCGTTACCATTTGATTCAGACTTCTTCTCACTCTCATCAGAATCGGACTTCTTCTCACTCTCATCAGAATCGGACTTCTTTTCACCCTCATCAGAATCAGATTTCTTGTTATCCTCATTAAAACCAGGTTTGGCATTGCTATCATCTGAATCAGATGGCTTCACGTTCTGAGTTGTATCAGTATATACCATCTTAGTATCTTCAGGAGCCTTATCAGAAACAATTTCCTGTTTTTCTGGCAAAACAGGATTGTTTTCAGATGTTACACTGACACTGCTATCCTTTTTGGTTGCATCCTGAGGCAGATCTCCCTGCTTATCTTCAAACTGCTGAGCATTGCTATTACTGGTATCACTAGCGGCTTCACTTGTCTGATCCTTCACCTCACTCTGTTCTTTCACCTCATTCTTATTATTCACTGAAGACTCGTCTACATTTTGCACAGGAACTACAGAATACGACGTCATCATCCATAGCCCAACCAAGCATAGAGCCACAAACACAACAATAGTCACTGTCGAACAGTAACCCGATGTAGACCGTTTGTTATCTATTCTAGAATATTTCGCTTGCGCCATGTTGCCACTTGTCAGCAGGTCAAGTGCCTTACAGATAGTTTAGACCTGGTCATCATACAGACAACAATTACACACCATCCACATTTTTTAACTTGTACGGCAATAATATATTCAATTCCCAAAATACATAACATGAACTACCGAATCACAGATAATACAAATCTGCTAGTGCAAGAACTAATTAAGAAAATCAAATTTAGAATACTTTAAAATCTCGGATTATCTATAAGAGCTTCCAATCCAAATCCAATCATATATGTAATATAAGGTTTTTTAATTCTCTTTTATTTTACTAAAAAAACACTCATTCAAATCGATAGAATAATAATACAAATTCAAAATAGCTATAAACAGAAAAGAATGAATCTGCTTAATTAATGGCATATAAGGCAAAATGCCTACAAATGTGACAAAGCCTACAAATACAAAAACAGCCATATGTAAATCTTATTTTGCTTAATTAATGACATTTCCAAATTATGATATCattaaaaaaaaacagaaaatagaGATTTCTTAATATATATATCATCTCTCTCACTTAGCATGAAATCATGGAATTATTAAAGAAAACTACCAGATCTAATAGATTCATCTCAACGCGTGAGTTAGTAAATCAAAACAACAAGATAAAAAACGAATGAAAAAATTGTCAATATGGAATAACCAAACAATCAATGAAATTGAATATGGAAGACTCTGACGCATACAGTTATTACCGCCAATTTCAAATCAACTACAATTTTGAGCAGATTCAACAATTGAAAATAGAAGAGAACAAGTTCAGCGAAAAATCAATAAACGCCTACTTAGATTAGATCCATACCGTTACCGAAACAGAATTGGAAATGAAAAGTTGCATTTAAAAAAAGCGTGATTTGAATGCGCGAATTCTGTGAATGAGAAAATTGATCACACGTTACCTTAGGCTATTCGGAGAGAATCAGAtctgagagagagagagagagagagagaatcgCTATCTCCGCATTGTGTTACGCATGAGGGAGGAAGAAAGAAAATCTGGAATTGGGAGCGTGAAGGAAAGAAGAGATAGAGGTGTTATATATGAAAGGGGGACGTTTATGATTTGGGGCGGTGGGGTAGAGTTGATAAGGAATAGAATAATTGAATTGAATGTGATGTGGGTTAAGGGAAGGGAAAAAGGAAAGAAAGATAAAAAAGAGAGAGAGTTGAAGTGAACAGAGACCAAAGGATGGGTAACGAAAAACAGAGACTACGAGAGAGTGACGGCCGCATGAAATCCGTGAAACCGGTGTGAATAAAGACCCAAACTGCATTAATTTCGTTTGCCTTTTTTCTTACGTCTAAATATCTCTTAACAAAATTAATCAAGCTTTCCTCTTCGTTTTTGGTAACAacttttttaaaattaaaaaatcaGGTATGACCACAATTATATACAACaattatataaaataaaatagtgTTAAATATATTCATCCCTATATTCTTAATGAATTTTGGATTATCCcatgtaaaaaaaattattcattcttataatattaaaaaaaaattgtatttgATTTTTGGTTACTATCTCAGAAAATTTTATCTAAATAATCCATTTTTTCAAATAAATATCTAAAATAATCCACATTTTTACTTATTTTCTAAACTAATCcactttcaaaaaaaaattctcaaaacaAATGAGGCGTCAATCCAAGTGGCGCATATGTACAACACATAAGAGGAGACGTCAATCTAATTGGCGACAGTGTACAAATACATAGGAGAGAAAATGTATTCTCTCCTATGTATTTGTGCACtgtcgccaattggattgacgcctcctcttatgtgccaattggattggcgtCTCCTTTGTTTTGAGatttatttttttttgttgaaaGTGGATTAGTTTGGGAAATATGTGGGAAAATGGGTTATTTTAGGTATTTATTTGAAAAAATGGGTTATTTAgattaaaaaaatcattatttcAACCCATAATCTTATTTTAATTTTAGGTGACAGGTTTTATTTTGTCTACGTGGCATTTTTCATTTTGTCACGTCAATTTAAATGTCATATATCATTCCAAACTTCATCTTTCAGGAGTTTCATCTTCAGAATTGTTCCTCATTCAATTCTTCATTATTCTTCATCTTCCTCATCGTTCCAACGATAGGCTTCATCGTTCTTCACCAATCATTGTCGTTCCAACTTCGTTTCTTCATCTTCTCTGTCCTGTTACAGGCTTCAGGTGAATAAGAAATTAGGATTTGATAATGGGTGGAACAAAACCTCATCAATTAACAACTCAAGTGGATTGAGTTTACCCATATGTGGATGTAATGAACCAATGAAAATGTGGGTCTCAAACACCATTGAAAACCCCAATagcaaattttggaaatatcgAAATTCAGGGGTAAGCAAATGTTAATTTTTTCTCGATTTTTCTCTTAAGTTTAACTAATTCTTATTTTCTACCTAATTGTAGACTGTGGTAAGTTGTGAATTATTCACTTAGGACGATGAAGTTGATTAGGTTCAAAGAACTCAAAAGATTTCCATAAATTGCAATATTTGTATAATAATAATGACTTATTTGAGAGAATTTGATAAGGACGTTTCGGAAGGAATTTGGCAAGCAATTTGGTGTAGAAGTCAATTCAAAGAAGCATGAAAAGACCAAGAAGAAGCTTGAAATAGAGAAGAACAAAAGTTATTATTTGATGGTTAACTTATGTTGTCCCGGATTTTGTTTTTCGTAGTTGTCAAATTCATGTAATATTAGTGTATCAGACGATATTCAATCAAATGTGACATATGAATTATCATTATAGCGATTGTGATGTTTAAATTCTGTCAATTGTGATGTTCATATAGTATTAATTTTATCTAATAGAAATTTTGGTTTTAGTTACAATTGTGATGTTTGTGATATTCTGGCACGTAGAGAACAGATATCGTATACGATGTCAGGACACCAGAATTTCGAATCCAACGTCAAGATATCGTAACGACACAAATAACAATAAACAACTTAAAGTAAATTGCAggaagtaaataacacaaggTATTTGTTAACCCAGTccggtgcaacgtcacctacatctaGGGACATccaagtcaggaaggaaatccactataatagaattagtttCAAGTCCTTTGTAAACAACCTTCGATTTATAATCTTCATACCTAATCATTACCCGTGATGTTTTTATCTAAGATtctcttagatatgagaccccttTCACTTCCTCTCAATCATACAGCTCGTGATAACAAAGATAACAATAAAAAACGAGACACACTCCAATAAACAGAATCCGCTTTTACTTAAAAGCTTACgagtgattcacaattacaactcaactaTCAGTCCAGCTCTAGCATCTAGGTGATATGAGAGTTGCTCAAAAACAACAATGAACATACTAAAACCGAATTCACACTTTCACACATATGACCATCCTTCTTAGGTTTAAAGTCTTCCTTTTAAATAGCCTGAGAGCAGCATGGGCTTGATGAACATTTCGGGCTAAACAAACAGTTGATCAAATATGACCTTCAGCATAATTTTCAGAAGAGAATATAATGTTTTTTACATCCATTCTTAGGAAACATGACAAAGTTTAAACCGACCTTTACTACTTCTAGAAACACATGTTTCTTAGACCGCGGTATACGTGAATCATATTTTCAAAAATCTTCAGCGATCTCACGCTTGAAACAAATCTTCCAAGAATGTGAAACAAGGCATGCTATGATATCGTACCAACATGTCAGGACATCTTGTCTAACATCTTTCTAGAACACTTGTTTTAACAAAATACGGCCAATCACAACACAACCAacctaacaatctccccctttggcaaattttgtCTAAAACAACCTTTGCATAACTCATATTTCATATACCAATAAACTTGCACAAACAACCAAGAACAAGAGGGATACACAAACATATTCATCTTGAGAAGGTAAAACTTCATCATTACCTTAAAAGAACGTCTTCAAGAAAAAATAATGCACAGTGAAAATTGGAACTTCACCAAGACACATCAGAGGCATACGCAACAAAAAAAGATAAAACCTAGCCTCACAAAGCATAACATCATAGAGAAATAAACTCTCACAAAAAGAACCTTCTTCAGAGAAAAATAAATTCTCATAGTCAGGATGTCAAGACATCAGCTATGACCCCACATGCAACCATACATCAAGCACATAAATTATAAGTAAATTATCATGGCATCATCAAGCTAGAAAAGAAAATCACGCTCCCCCTAAATAGTATATCATAAACAAATACTACTTTTCCTCAAGTAGTACTCCCACTTTAAGGGAAAATAAGGGAAATAATAAAATCTACCAAAACTAATCCTCCTTTTAGCCATAATTTTGACAAAACGACTATGTATTCACCAGgaataaaaacaaaaaaacagTCGTGGCAGAGCATATGGAGTTTTAGGTTACAGGCCATATGCACTCAATGTGCATAAATATCCAAGGCATAGCCCACAAATGAAAAGAGATAcataagaagaagaaaaaatatGGCATATCAGATGTCAACACTGCCATATGTTTCCTCATCTTTATCACCACCTGCAATAACATTTCCTTCATCCCCATTTCCGTCTTCTTCATCAACATTCAATTTTCCATCATCATCCTTAGACAAGGATTTAATCAGGCTCTCAAGTCTGATTTTCTTTTCAGTACAAAACTTGATGGTCTCATCTAAAGCTTTGCAGGTATCCTTCAGCTCGGCAATGATTCCTTCCCCTGAAGTTGAGCTGGCAGCATCCTTACCAGATGTCACAATAATGTCTAGGACATATATCTCTGCAAACAACCTATAGTTCAGAGTTATAGTAGATTCCCTCTTACTTCAACATCAGAGATGACCAAAATATCAGGGTGTTGACTGAGAATTACACCACAAATAAGATAGGGGAATGCAATGGGCATCTTCACAGCAAAAGAATTTGCATGCTTCATGGTTTGCTCAAACACATAGGACCCAAAATCAAAGTTAGTTTTAGTCCCAATAATGTAGATAAATTTTCCCAAACATGTAGCAATGGTAGAGGTATGATTGATGGGAACCCAATTTGCAGCCTCAATCCTTTGTACCATATCATACTTCACATTCAAACAACCAGCTTACAGCTTACCCTTCCTTGGCCATTATTTAATCTATTTTTGAGTGATATCCTTACAAACAACATTATGAGTCACTTCCACCTCAGCTTGCTCCTCCTCGCTCCTACCCATAAACCTGTTGATAACTTCCATAAAGAACTCCACAAATTTACCTCTGACATAAACCTTAATGTACTCCTTGCTCATCTTACTGTCACAGTCCTTACAAATGTTCACAATGAATTCCTTCACTGGCATCTCATAACAATTACCAAAACCAATATCACTCTTCATCAAACCAACATCCTTAATAAGATCCACAACTTACTTGCATTCAAGAGCGTCCTTACCAATCTGTCGTACCTCAAAAAATAAGAACACGACTAAACGATACGCAATCGTACGCTCGCGggatggactgaacagagtcgtcaccgaactttatttattcccaaagagggaaagggaaaatatcgataaaatccataaaagaaaggataagatatggtcattGCAACCAatatttgggttcgggagtcggttacgcaagtggaaggtattagcactcctcacgtccgttgtactcaacgggaaccgtttagttagtttcaatttgaatgttagcttatgttagttCGCGATCTTCTACTTATTTAGGATAGGAaaagagagagagaagagaaaTGTTTTTAACTTTTTATTAATGAGAAAGGACCTAAAAACATTTTCATTATTAGGGGGGCATAAAGGAATTAAACATTTTCTAatgggtcgagatccacatttcactttgttttaagtccgcataggaggattacacaaaactaggttatttaggtatgaactccttccaattgtatctaatacaactctcaaatattttagttgggtgaataactctttattccaatccatcacatggattATTTCCAACTCTCTattctaaacatatataatcttattataatttgtttagttaagtttgacccattgttttagcaattggatattagAATTATCCTatcgcaccttactaatacaGAATATGCAGCTCGCGTAGGCGAAACTTATATTATTagatactagtcttgatgagtgctaaaacttgaaaagcataaacttaatatttaatttgagggaatttgcaattattctgatctcatcggcttatttatcatataaatcgtctctaACAATgatcaacatacattcacatgcatcaacatacatacaaaatgaaacagttatgtcccctagtgcaattgttctctcaagccaatgagagaacctaagataacctaataacgatctaagcttctccaagcaagatcttcaaggttgtcctcctttgatattgtactcttctctttcttcataacattacattatataaaagaaactggttttacatacgagggagtgagacGAGACAAGAAGTTAAATTAggagattaaaagagaggcacgacacgcaggtcgtattttaaaatctcaaaacaaaataaaggaaaactaaggccataaccgatcaccacaagacaataataataaacacattgttattattaatttaaattctgcTAATTAAATAAACCCTCTTAAATTTCGGCGActgatcacactacgcagagttagccgggggttgTTAGGGGCAGCACcccgacgcaaaattttaatgaacaattaATTTGAAATCGACATCgttttttgcatcaacacttgatactttaaaacacaactcttgcgcagtgACAACCttaatcgcataactctttgacagcgCAACCATTataccgtcatgaaccctaacgcaccaatttcagaccgtcaaacacacctcgattgttaattcagtatgattgatgaacacgtcattgcttcaccatactaatgtcggatcaagaagcaaataaccattgatcgctcaaaggaaaaaaaccattaagtgtttgaatgaacgaaacagaaacaatatatcatatataccgtattttgcatcaggattacttatatcatatatataacttgatcgatctcaattgcataacctatggacgatcgatgtatcgctgcttcaccatactaacgtcggattccgaagcatagtcaacatcaatcgTCCAAATCctacacacatgatgccaaatttaattactcgtttattctttgattcattctgtcttttaatcgtattaatacagaaaatacagaaaataaacaactattAGATGCATtgtttcgtaagtggctctgataccactaaaggagaagagcgatccaaaatgcaacggaattttaaaatttctcctttagtgatccttacgaatggacatgatcaatgatagaatctttacctcttgtggagattgaaacctttgatccagatctacggagcgatcacgaacgttgaatggtgacaacgcctctactcagtccatactAACAATtttcttcaatctcagtgctagctgctacgaatgaaggttttgagagagagaaagagagagagagagagagagaaacgaaattacaactgcacaaatgcttctgcacaagagttctatttatagaaccacttgtgtgggctgtaagctaaaaagcccacttaagtgtatgtgacccatatcttatgatatgtccaaaatcacttaagcatgtggtaccttaccatattttgtattctacttaagtacaccataccttacgatgttctataattcacttaagtgcaccgtaccttacagtgttccttagttactctatctctcatcaatccgttcttttgtgtgtgaccttgtaggttttcgcgacattagcaattatattaaatcacgtatttaacataataaacagtgagcggtatataacaacacatcactgttatccaagacacgaaaatctcatgtgatttgacaaatccttttgtgataattgtcataccccgattttgaccctgaattttttatttttgtttggcgtttggcctaaagttcatttgcatacattcattcccaaatccatattttgtGATAAACATTGGTTATCTAGCcttttgatcatggtgctttgtgattacaaaatggattttagttatttgacttttttttttttttttttttttttaaatttttaatttcaatttaatttcaaagtaaatctaattccaaatttcaagttaatcttaattgtgttttactaatgattcaaactctaattgattttaatttccaaatgaatgttagagttgacATCAAAGTAATTTTAACCAATTATAGATTGATTagattttaattggttttgttggttttttttgaaacaaaagaaTGGAAGTCATCATAATTCAAAGTTGTATAATAGGTTACATGTGATCATGACAGTATTTGAATTTTGAAATCCTTACACAAACTTGCTTCATCCTCTAAAATAACTTGCTTCATCATCCTTTAAAAGACACATCATGAATAAACATTGCTTAAATAAAGCGCAAAAGTTGTATGGACCTCACGTCCCTACATTGACCTGCCAATAATAAGTTCAGACGGTGCATATATAGGGCCATCGACATTCATACAGGAGTaatcaatataacaataaagtGTGAAAAATATTTTGCAAGAAAAGTGTGATAATGGCATAAGGAAAAGGAAGAGTTTGTGTCACAGGAGGTACAGGTTTTATCGGTTCATGGAATATCCCGCTTAAGAACTGTATACAAGTCAGAAGTTCTAATACAGAATCTTACAAGCTACAAAATTGTCTCCTTATGAGCCACAGGAGATCCTAAAGAATTTTAGGCAGAAGAATGAGAATGCATTGGCATCTGAGACCGATGCTGCTCGATTTGTCAAGGATGCAGTTCTGAGCACTAGGAGAATATTTTGCACTACTGGCAGTTGGTTGCATCAAATAGCGATTTTCTCTCAAGCTCACATCATCCACAATGAGTACAGCAAACAATTTCTTCGTAATGAAGTGCATAATGCCGGAGGTTGTATACTTAGCTCCAAAACCTGCTAAGATGTTACAGAATAGTTGAGTCACCGTCGGCTGCAACAGAACCGCATATGATAAGTCCAAAACATTAAACTGCTATCTAACCTTCCGCAGAGCCTAATTGCAATTCATTCTGCACTGATAACAACTGCTTATCCGGCTTACAATGATAGCAAAAAGCTTGCGACACCCTTTGATTTTGGGGCTGAACACAGGAAGCCTGCAAGAAAAAACCAAAACAGCAACATCAACCAAACCATGACCAGACAGGCTTTGTACACTGATAAGTTTCAAAGAAGAGATCAAAATCATGTGGTACCACCGGAAGATGTTGCAAGTTTGAATAAAAACAACGTTGATTTGGGAGGGGATAACCGCGAGGAGAAGGGCTGGTGCTTCAAGAGGGACTGATGTGGGCCGCGGAGATTCTCGTGCTCCAAGGTACAAACTGTTGAAAAGGTATCCGTTGTGCTTTGTGATGATATCTTTCAAGGATTCATATTCAACTCACCATCACAAATATCAAACAGTATCAAGTAGAAGACACCGAACCTCCGCCAAATCTGCAGCCAATGTTAATGAAGTATTTTATGAAATTGCCAAGAGATTACCAAGGGCTCAGCCAGCTCAAAATCCAGCAGGGATGGTTCTTGTTGATAGACCCGCCGAAGGATCTAGTGCTGCATCATGTTGTTCACAAGTGATTCTGCTGTACTTACCCGCCTCACTTAAATTTCTATTGTTTTCAGTGGTTTGTATGTACTACACAGTATTTTGTTATCACTGTTATATGGAGAGCTCCAACTGTGTATGATGGATGCAATTTGCCACACAGAACTTGTTGATTAAATATATATCCCTTGGAATGCATATTCACTCAACAGATTAGAATTGCAATCAAAGAAGTTGAATGAACTCATCAAGTTACCCAACCATAACCTgcaaaaagaaattaaaagaatcACATGAAGTCACTTCTTGTTGTTGCATTTGAGTGTGAGCCTCTATGCATAATCCGTTGGCTGCAGTCGAAATTGCGGATTTGGATACGCCGAGCAAACTCTATTAGCCTCCTGGAGTTCAGTCTTTTCGCATGGTGTGTGGGAACTTCCAAAGAAGTGTGATTTTACTCCCGGTGTCCCTGTTAGGCCTGTGCTGTCAAAAGCAACCAAAGATGTAACAGAAATTCTAATTAAGTCTCGGGAAGTAGAGCTTACGTGTGAATATAGCCATGATGGTAACAAGCTCAGTTGGATTTTGCGTCAAGAATGCCTCCACTTCTTTCAAAGTATTGATTGCAGGTCGAAAGGCAGTGAAATTGAAGTGTTGCCCTCGAAACGAATGACAGAGCCAGATATCATTTTGAAGGTCACATATATCCAACATTAGTCCTCACACTCCATTCCTCAACCGCAGCCTCGGGTGAACTATACGGTATGATGTCCGCAACCTGCAACAAACAACAAAGGGCAAGGCAAAACCGTT from Lathyrus oleraceus cultivar Zhongwan6 chromosome 7, CAAS_Psat_ZW6_1.0, whole genome shotgun sequence encodes the following:
- the LOC127107934 gene encoding probable methyltransferase PMT26 — protein: MAQAKYSRIDNKRSTSGYCSTVTIVVFVALCLVGLWMMTSYSVVPVQNVDESSVNNKNEVKEQSEVKDQTSEAASDTSNSNAQQFEDKQGDLPQDATKKDSSVSVTSENNPVLPEKQEIVSDKAPEDTKMVYTDTTQNVKPSDSDDSNAKPGFNEDNKKSDSDEGEKKSDSDESEKKSDSDESEKKSESNGNGQSDSDEKGNSPGSDGSENKTDDSNGTTDNKTEEKADQSDNQGSDESSNEKKTEENTNNQGSNEVLPSGAQSELLNESTTQNGSFSTQAAESKNENEAQKSSKQSTGFNWKLCNVTAGPDYIPCLDNLKAIKSLRSTKHYEHRERQCPQDPPTCLVPLPDRYKRPIEWPKSREKIWYSNVPHTKLAEYKGHQNWVKVAGEYLTFPGGGTQFKHGALHYIDAIQQFVPDIAWGKQTRVILDVGCGVASFGGFLFERDVLAMSFAPKDEHEAQVQFALERGIPAISAVMGTKRLPFPARVFDAVHCARCRVPWHIEGGKLLLELNRVLRPGGFFVWSATPIYQKLPDDVQIWKEMKALTKAMCWEVVNISKDKLNGVGIAVYRKPTSNECYEKRTKNEPSLCQDSDDPNAAWNISLQTCMHKVPVSSTERGSQWPEKWPARLSQSPYWLSNSEVGVYGKPAPEDFAADYQYWKRVVSKSYLNGMGIQWSNVRNVMDMRSVYGGFAAALRDMNIWVMNVVPVDSPDTLPIIYERGLFGIYHDWCESFSTYPRSYDLLHADHLFSKLKKRCKFEAVVAEVDRILRPEGKLIVRDTAEVINELQRLLRSMQWEVRMTYSKETEAFLYIQKSMWRPTELETVEYAIA